From the genome of Cytobacillus firmus, one region includes:
- the nadX gene encoding aspartate dehydrogenase, producing the protein MKLALIGGGNIGRFLLQSINKDCLIPHSKIIGLHTRCQEQAKELSREFNAEIFADVESLLKSDADMVIEAATVEAVEEYAASILLSGKDLVVSSVGALADREFYTCLEEICIINNTKIHLPSGAIGGLDVLKAAKSIGELDSVSIITRKPPQALPGAPLNGEKVLFEGSAAEAIRLFPKNINVSIILSLAGLGADNTGVKIISDPAVSKNSHTIEAAGSFGKLSLQVENDPMPNNPKTSYLAALSILASLKNRDEIIRVG; encoded by the coding sequence ATGAAATTAGCCTTAATAGGAGGCGGGAATATAGGCAGGTTCCTGCTTCAAAGCATCAATAAAGACTGCTTAATACCTCATTCGAAAATTATCGGCCTTCATACTCGCTGCCAGGAACAGGCAAAGGAACTATCACGTGAGTTTAATGCTGAAATCTTTGCTGACGTGGAATCCCTGTTAAAATCCGATGCCGACATGGTTATTGAAGCAGCAACTGTTGAAGCTGTAGAGGAGTACGCTGCTTCCATTTTGCTTTCAGGCAAAGATCTGGTTGTCAGCAGTGTTGGCGCATTGGCAGACCGGGAATTTTATACGTGCCTTGAAGAAATTTGCATCATAAATAATACGAAAATTCACTTGCCATCAGGGGCAATCGGCGGCCTGGATGTTCTAAAAGCTGCCAAATCGATTGGTGAACTGGATTCTGTCTCCATTATCACCAGGAAGCCTCCTCAGGCACTTCCCGGTGCCCCTCTTAATGGAGAAAAGGTGCTTTTTGAGGGATCTGCTGCTGAAGCCATTAGATTATTCCCAAAGAATATCAATGTTTCCATTATCTTGTCTCTCGCGGGATTAGGTGCAGACAATACCGGAGTTAAAATCATATCCGATCCGGCAGTAAGTAAAAATAGCCATACGATTGAGGCAGCAGGTTCATTCGGCAAGCTATCGCTTCAAGTCGAAAATGACCCGATGCCTAATAATCCAAAGACAAGCTACCTCGCAGCCCTAAGCATCCTGGCTTCATTGAAGAATAGGGATGAAATAATCCGAGTTGGATGA
- a CDS encoding ribonuclease J, whose product MESIGKQLSLFSLGGINEIGKNMYVIQYDDDIIVIDAGGKFPDETLLGIDLIIPDITYLEENREKIRGLIVTHGHEDHIGGVAYLLKKINMPVYATRFTLGLIELKLTEHRLLGDSELITIDSDTKLDFGEIAVSFFKVNHSIPDCLGIVFKTPEGNVVHTGDFKFDLTPVNQEHADIHRMAEIGREGVLALLSESTNAERSGFSPTEHIVGENIEEAFMKAPRKIIISTFASNVSRVQQVVTAAIKANRKLVLLGRSMVNVVDVAIERGYLTVPEGMIINPKEAMNLAPEKVCILCTGSQGEPMAALSRLSSGNYRDAEIHPEDTVILAASPIPGNERDVSKIIDNLFKLGARVIYGSGSSTGMHVSGHGYQEDLKLMLTLMKPIYFIPIHGEYRMLHHHKLLAESIGVEKGNTFIIKNGDVVDIENGEARQTRRVPAGDTYVDGVGVGDIGSIVLRDRKQLSEDGMLVIVLTMSKSERKMISRPDTISRGFIYARESEDLLRDINRIAEKTVNELPEQDKSQWNVIKQSIKKSLGQFLFEKTKRKPMILPIIIEI is encoded by the coding sequence ATGGAGTCAATCGGAAAGCAGTTATCCCTCTTTTCTCTTGGCGGCATCAATGAAATTGGCAAAAACATGTATGTGATTCAATATGATGACGATATTATCGTGATAGACGCCGGGGGGAAATTTCCTGATGAGACATTACTGGGGATTGATCTGATCATCCCGGATATCACTTACCTTGAGGAAAACAGGGAAAAAATACGAGGCCTGATTGTCACTCATGGACACGAGGATCATATCGGCGGAGTTGCCTATCTTCTGAAAAAAATTAATATGCCTGTGTATGCCACGCGATTTACACTGGGCCTCATTGAATTAAAGCTAACGGAGCATCGCCTGCTTGGTGACTCCGAGCTGATCACCATTGATTCTGATACTAAACTTGATTTTGGTGAGATAGCCGTCAGCTTCTTCAAAGTGAATCACAGCATACCGGACTGTTTGGGAATTGTGTTTAAAACACCAGAAGGAAATGTCGTCCATACCGGTGATTTTAAATTTGATTTGACACCTGTAAATCAGGAGCATGCTGATATCCACAGGATGGCTGAGATCGGGCGGGAAGGAGTCCTCGCACTTCTCTCAGAAAGCACAAACGCAGAGCGGTCCGGCTTTTCGCCTACCGAGCATATTGTAGGGGAGAACATTGAGGAAGCATTTATGAAAGCACCCCGCAAAATCATCATCTCCACATTCGCTTCCAATGTTAGCCGTGTCCAGCAGGTGGTCACTGCGGCCATTAAAGCAAACCGGAAGCTTGTCCTGCTTGGCCGAAGCATGGTGAATGTGGTGGATGTAGCCATTGAACGAGGGTATCTGACCGTACCAGAGGGAATGATCATCAACCCAAAAGAGGCCATGAATCTCGCTCCTGAAAAGGTTTGCATACTTTGTACCGGCAGCCAGGGTGAGCCGATGGCTGCCCTCTCACGCCTTTCTTCCGGAAATTATCGTGACGCTGAAATTCATCCTGAAGATACGGTGATTCTGGCTGCCTCCCCAATCCCAGGGAACGAACGGGATGTTTCTAAAATCATTGACAACCTGTTTAAACTGGGAGCAAGAGTGATTTACGGTTCAGGAAGCTCCACAGGAATGCATGTGTCCGGGCACGGCTACCAGGAGGATTTAAAGCTCATGCTCACATTGATGAAGCCGATATATTTTATCCCTATTCACGGTGAATACAGAATGCTTCATCATCATAAATTGCTTGCTGAATCGATCGGTGTTGAAAAGGGGAACACTTTTATCATTAAAAATGGGGATGTCGTTGATATTGAAAACGGGGAAGCACGTCAGACAAGGCGGGTCCCTGCAGGTGATACTTATGTGGATGGAGTGGGTGTCGGTGATATTGGCAGCATTGTGCTCCGCGACAGGAAGCAGCTTTCCGAAGATGGCATGCTTGTGATCGTGCTGACCATGAGCAAGAGTGAACGAAAAATGATATCAAGGCCGGATACAATCTCCCGGGGCTTTATTTATGCACGGGAATCCGAAGACCTGCTGAGAGACATAAACCGGATTGCCGAAAAGACCGTCAACGAGCTTCCTGAACAGGATAAAAGCCAGTGGAATGTCATCAAGCAGAGCATCAAAAAATCACTTGGACAGTTTTTATTTGAAAAAACAAAGCGTAAACCAATGATCCTGCCGATCATTATTGAAATCTAA
- a CDS encoding aromatic-ring-hydroxylating dioxygenase subunit beta — protein sequence MSLEKMLATYEFEQWLYREAELLDHIDFDGWFSLMHSSLIYQMPVRVNKEGTERPDYAADMFSFNDDIELLSLRVERLKTDYAWAEIPPSRTRRYVSNVKLTDYVPNEKASVNSYLLIYRSRSTDIHHDLISGERRDEFIYEDGVWKLSKRVFIVDQTTLNTRNLAIFV from the coding sequence ATGAGTTTAGAGAAAATGCTCGCAACCTATGAATTTGAACAATGGCTCTACAGAGAAGCTGAGCTGCTTGATCATATTGATTTTGATGGCTGGTTCAGCCTTATGCATTCATCCCTGATTTATCAAATGCCTGTACGCGTCAATAAAGAAGGCACTGAAAGGCCGGATTATGCGGCAGATATGTTTTCTTTTAATGATGATATAGAGTTGCTGAGCCTGAGAGTCGAACGGTTAAAAACAGATTATGCCTGGGCGGAAATTCCGCCTTCCCGCACCCGCCGCTATGTAAGCAATGTCAAACTGACAGACTATGTGCCGAATGAAAAAGCATCTGTAAATAGTTATCTTCTAATCTATCGCAGCCGCAGTACAGACATCCATCATGACCTGATTTCAGGAGAACGGCGTGATGAATTTATATATGAAGATGGCGTCTGGAAATTATCCAAGAGGGTTTTCATTGTTGATCAGACAACACTCAATACCAGAAATCTTGCTATTTTTGTATAA
- a CDS encoding VOC family protein, which translates to MAESKTAKAPLAGNQVINQLAFVVRDIEEACEAFSSLLGVPKPGWFLTGAQEVSKVIYRGMPTASRSKLAFLNTPTVQFELIEPNEEPGTMREFLDRAGEGIHHIAFDVKSIKERMPFFEESGYSSLQSGEFTASEGRYVYADTLKDCKILVELLESSEARTTATAQEAHSPLLGTNIVEQLAIVVKDLELAAEAYCKLLGADMPPIIQSGPSETTQVMFRGQPTEGKSRYMFINTPFIQIELIEPGDSPSTWQEHLEKYGEGVHHISFVVDNLDEKIRLLQGMGYPVIQTGNFFNGKGKYAYMDTTSTFKVIIELLERY; encoded by the coding sequence ATGGCAGAAAGCAAAACCGCTAAAGCGCCATTAGCAGGAAATCAGGTCATTAACCAGCTGGCATTTGTTGTACGGGATATTGAAGAGGCCTGTGAGGCGTTTTCAAGTTTACTGGGTGTTCCAAAACCTGGGTGGTTTTTAACAGGTGCTCAGGAAGTATCGAAGGTCATTTACCGTGGAATGCCTACTGCATCAAGAAGCAAATTAGCATTTCTAAATACGCCCACTGTTCAATTTGAACTGATTGAACCAAATGAAGAACCAGGCACGATGCGGGAGTTTTTGGATAGAGCAGGGGAAGGCATACACCATATTGCCTTTGATGTGAAATCCATAAAAGAGCGGATGCCTTTTTTTGAGGAAAGCGGATATTCATCACTGCAAAGCGGGGAGTTTACAGCAAGTGAAGGCAGATATGTTTATGCAGATACCTTGAAAGACTGCAAGATATTGGTTGAACTCCTGGAAAGCTCTGAGGCAAGAACCACTGCAACTGCCCAAGAAGCACATAGCCCTTTGCTTGGAACAAATATAGTCGAGCAGCTGGCAATCGTGGTAAAAGATCTGGAATTAGCTGCAGAAGCTTATTGTAAGCTTCTTGGTGCAGATATGCCGCCCATTATACAATCAGGCCCAAGTGAAACCACACAGGTTATGTTCAGAGGTCAGCCAACTGAAGGTAAATCAAGATATATGTTCATCAATACGCCTTTCATACAAATTGAATTAATCGAACCAGGTGATTCACCAAGCACTTGGCAGGAACATCTGGAGAAATATGGGGAAGGTGTCCATCATATTTCGTTCGTTGTCGATAACCTGGATGAAAAAATCAGATTGCTCCAAGGAATGGGATATCCTGTCATACAAACTGGCAATTTTTTTAATGGGAAAGGCAAATACGCCTATATGGATACAACCTCCACATTTAAAGTGATTATTGAATTACTTGAGAGATATTAA
- a CDS encoding bile acid:sodium symporter family protein has product MLIQINKQLEKMMPLITPISVVLGVMLAEFIKDFAFIIPWVFAFMTFSGSLNSSFSSLKEIMHHPKPLFLILFLLHILMPLFAWSTGTLAFGADSLTITGLVLAMAIPTGISSFIWVSIYRGNIPLTLSIILVDTFLSPFIVPLTLSVFFQKSVQIDAVPMMTGLFGMIVLPSFLGMLFNQFAGKSAAALSSRLSPFSKLGMAIVVMLNGAVVAPFLKEVNLKLILIGITVFCVAFMGYLISFIIANVLKYDQGTTVAVTFNGGMRNISVGSVLAVTYFPAPVAVPVVIGMLFQQVLASLYGLIMKRHFSRKVLQGGHSV; this is encoded by the coding sequence GTGCTGATTCAAATCAATAAACAGCTGGAGAAAATGATGCCATTGATTACTCCAATAAGCGTTGTTCTTGGTGTTATGCTCGCAGAATTTATAAAGGATTTTGCCTTTATCATTCCTTGGGTTTTTGCATTTATGACGTTTTCAGGCAGTCTGAACTCGAGCTTTAGCAGTTTAAAGGAAATTATGCATCATCCAAAGCCGCTTTTTCTCATTTTGTTTTTGCTTCATATTTTGATGCCTCTCTTTGCATGGAGCACCGGTACACTTGCGTTCGGGGCTGATTCTTTAACTATTACCGGGCTGGTATTGGCTATGGCCATTCCGACTGGCATATCAAGCTTTATATGGGTTTCGATATATCGCGGAAATATCCCGCTGACCTTGTCTATTATTCTAGTAGATACCTTTCTGTCACCCTTTATTGTTCCGCTGACCTTGTCTGTATTTTTCCAGAAATCTGTACAGATCGATGCCGTGCCGATGATGACCGGGTTATTTGGCATGATTGTTCTGCCTTCTTTTCTTGGCATGCTTTTCAATCAATTTGCAGGAAAAAGCGCTGCAGCCTTAAGCAGCCGTCTATCTCCTTTTTCAAAGCTTGGCATGGCCATTGTGGTAATGCTGAATGGAGCAGTTGTTGCACCATTTCTGAAGGAGGTCAATCTAAAATTGATCCTCATCGGGATCACTGTATTTTGTGTGGCATTTATGGGCTATCTGATCTCTTTCATCATCGCAAATGTACTGAAATACGATCAGGGCACGACGGTGGCTGTTACCTTTAATGGAGGCATGAGGAATATAAGCGTTGGCTCTGTCCTGGCAGTCACTTATTTCCCCGCTCCAGTTGCCGTTCCTGTAGTCATTGGCATGCTCTTTCAGCAGGTTTTGGCATCCCTGTATGGACTCATTATGAAGCGTCATTTCAGCAGGAAGGTTCTGCAGGGTGGTCATAGTGTGTAA
- a CDS encoding SDR family NAD(P)-dependent oxidoreductase has translation MALLSGKSVYLTGGASGIGRAVTESFIQEGAFVTVLDKSAAGLEQLKKEFGDRVLCIEGDVTEYEDHIHAVEAAVEAAGKLDVFVANAGVFDGFAKFSEVTPEAMSDAYDLLFNINVKGYFNGAKASADELKKTNGNMIFTVSGAGFYPDGGGVWYTASKHAQIGLMRQLAFELAPDIRINAVAPGGTLTALNVIHPLKPFVKTVDQDTKAKSIKSRNPLRIAMTSEDHVGAYLLLASDQSRAITGEVISSDGGLAVRGLS, from the coding sequence ATGGCACTGCTTAGCGGAAAATCAGTTTATTTGACCGGGGGCGCCTCTGGCATCGGCAGGGCTGTTACAGAAAGTTTTATACAAGAAGGAGCCTTTGTAACGGTCCTGGATAAGTCAGCAGCTGGCCTCGAGCAATTGAAAAAGGAATTCGGGGATCGTGTTTTGTGCATAGAAGGAGACGTCACTGAATACGAGGATCACATTCACGCCGTTGAAGCTGCTGTGGAAGCGGCGGGGAAACTGGATGTGTTCGTTGCCAACGCCGGCGTATTCGACGGGTTTGCCAAATTTAGTGAAGTAACACCAGAGGCCATGTCAGATGCCTATGACCTGTTATTCAATATTAATGTCAAAGGGTATTTTAATGGTGCAAAAGCTTCAGCGGATGAATTGAAAAAAACAAATGGAAATATGATTTTCACGGTTTCGGGAGCCGGCTTTTACCCGGACGGGGGCGGAGTCTGGTATACAGCAAGCAAGCATGCGCAAATCGGCTTAATGCGCCAGCTTGCCTTTGAATTAGCCCCGGATATAAGGATAAATGCAGTCGCCCCCGGCGGCACATTGACGGCACTCAATGTCATTCACCCGCTTAAGCCGTTTGTGAAAACAGTCGATCAGGATACGAAAGCGAAGAGCATTAAATCCCGGAATCCTCTTCGCATAGCCATGACCAGTGAAGACCATGTTGGAGCGTATCTATTGCTTGCTTCTGATCAATCCCGTGCCATTACAGGAGAAGTGATTTCAAGTGATGGAGGACTTGCTGTACGGGGTTTATCCTGA
- a CDS encoding ABC1 kinase family protein produces MKARSKWLRMYKVFSLALLIILQIYWYKWTRKSEAQWEKLWSGIGKRFRTTLFELEGLLIKIGQFISIRSDLLPKAFIQELQDLTDKVPPSEWGEIQRILNEEWGSELSKKVVAIEKEAIASASIGEVYKGALQDGSIVAIKVQRPNIQSIVHTDFRTLSILVWFTNRFVPIPKGFINLKVLFQELKQVIERELDFIKEKDTLLYFKERFKDSEMVKIPDVHQELCTSKVLVMEWVEGKRLNDSEAVEKLEMSRQELARQLMKLFMPQWLEPGMFHADPHPGNVQFTREGKIILLDFGMAGEISKKDAVSFRNLIESILAKNHSKAVECLSQLGFLLPEANAGTLEKLLSEWMAFDLSQVKDMDLVALKLELNDLIAALPIQVPTRFVFLGRSFMTIEGIVRHLAPDEDLLELGKPVFTEWLRSQGNKWSFIWNIIQSQPFFKIFHSAAEFLETPRKLEKMKEAGQRREFQFMIYENRKKLLFQLFMLGLTGSGFGIYADEMLIMQLSAGIAAIALLVYGVNSWRLGKWLKYMPEKRK; encoded by the coding sequence ATGAAGGCGAGAAGTAAATGGCTCCGCATGTATAAAGTGTTTTCTTTGGCACTTCTCATTATATTACAGATTTACTGGTATAAATGGACCCGCAAATCAGAAGCTCAGTGGGAAAAATTATGGTCTGGCATCGGGAAAAGATTCCGGACAACACTTTTTGAATTAGAAGGGCTGCTGATAAAGATTGGTCAGTTCATCAGCATTCGTTCTGATTTGCTTCCAAAAGCTTTCATCCAGGAACTTCAAGACCTGACCGATAAGGTGCCTCCGTCCGAATGGGGTGAAATCCAAAGAATTTTAAACGAAGAGTGGGGAAGCGAGCTCTCTAAAAAGGTGGTGGCGATTGAAAAAGAAGCCATAGCATCTGCTTCGATTGGAGAGGTATATAAAGGCGCTCTGCAGGACGGCTCAATTGTCGCCATTAAAGTGCAGCGTCCAAATATTCAATCTATCGTACATACCGACTTCCGGACCCTGAGTATTCTTGTATGGTTCACAAATCGGTTTGTCCCTATTCCTAAGGGATTCATTAATTTAAAAGTCCTTTTTCAGGAGCTTAAGCAGGTTATTGAGCGGGAGCTTGACTTTATAAAGGAAAAGGATACCCTTCTTTATTTTAAGGAGCGCTTTAAAGACAGTGAGATGGTGAAAATTCCTGATGTGCATCAGGAGCTTTGCACCTCGAAAGTGCTTGTGATGGAATGGGTGGAGGGAAAAAGGCTCAATGATTCAGAAGCGGTTGAAAAACTAGAGATGTCCCGTCAGGAATTGGCCCGCCAATTGATGAAGCTCTTCATGCCGCAATGGCTGGAACCTGGGATGTTTCATGCCGATCCTCATCCGGGAAATGTGCAGTTTACGAGGGAAGGGAAGATCATTCTTCTCGATTTTGGCATGGCCGGTGAAATTTCAAAAAAAGATGCAGTCTCTTTTAGAAATTTAATTGAATCCATTCTCGCTAAAAACCACAGTAAAGCAGTCGAATGTCTGTCACAGCTGGGATTTCTTCTGCCGGAAGCTAATGCGGGAACCTTGGAGAAGCTACTGTCAGAATGGATGGCATTTGACCTTTCTCAGGTAAAGGATATGGACTTAGTGGCTCTTAAGCTTGAACTAAATGATTTGATTGCAGCTCTTCCGATTCAGGTGCCAACACGCTTTGTTTTTCTGGGCAGATCCTTTATGACAATCGAAGGGATTGTTCGCCATCTGGCACCAGATGAAGATCTTCTTGAGCTAGGGAAACCAGTTTTTACAGAATGGTTAAGGTCACAGGGAAATAAATGGTCATTTATTTGGAACATTATCCAATCCCAGCCGTTCTTTAAAATTTTTCATTCAGCAGCGGAGTTCCTGGAAACACCTCGTAAATTGGAAAAAATGAAAGAGGCCGGTCAAAGAAGAGAGTTCCAATTTATGATCTATGAAAATCGGAAAAAGCTGCTTTTTCAGTTATTCATGTTAGGTTTAACCGGGTCGGGATTTGGAATTTATGCTGATGAAATGCTGATCATGCAGTTATCCGCAGGCATCGCAGCCATTGCGCTTTTAGTGTATGGGGTGAACAGCTGGAGACTGGGAAAATGGCTGAAATATATGCCGGAAAAACGGAAATAA
- a CDS encoding S1 domain-containing RNA-binding protein, producing MSIEIGSKVQGKVTGITNFGAFVELPGGTTGLVHISEVADSYVKDVNDHLKVGDEVTVKVLSEKEGKIALSIKKAVDRPEGQSSYSQRPPRQGRDDRRGGGSRDFRSKGNFKPKESFEDKMAKFLKSSEENISSLKRNTEGKRGGRGGRRG from the coding sequence TTGTCAATCGAAATTGGAAGCAAGGTACAAGGAAAAGTAACAGGGATTACAAATTTCGGAGCTTTTGTCGAGCTGCCAGGCGGCACGACTGGTCTAGTTCACATCAGTGAGGTAGCTGACAGCTATGTTAAAGATGTCAATGATCATTTAAAAGTTGGCGATGAAGTAACTGTTAAAGTGCTTAGTGAGAAGGAAGGCAAAATTGCCTTGTCCATCAAAAAAGCAGTGGACAGACCAGAAGGCCAATCTTCTTATTCACAGCGCCCACCGCGCCAGGGAAGAGATGATCGCCGCGGCGGTGGTTCAAGAGATTTCCGTTCAAAAGGAAACTTTAAGCCGAAGGAAAGCTTTGAAGACAAAATGGCAAAATTCTTAAAATCGAGTGAAGAAAATATTTCTTCATTGAAGCGCAATACTGAAGGAAAGCGGGGCGGCCGAGGCGGACGCCGCGGATAA
- a CDS encoding alpha/beta hydrolase, translating to MNERYPVLDGAESFYYEGNEIGILITHGFLGTPQSVRFLGESFARLGYTVFAPRLKGHGTHYKDIENTAHEDWFADAEKGYQLLKDRCTFVYAAGQSMGGALTLWLANKYPEIAGIVLINAALRVPCYENLIGKSNPRYIDEGAPDIKKEDVEEITYGKVPVPSIFELQKVMERTPDLLPSIKTPVLGFKSVEDHVVPAECTDFIFQKIGSEKKKAISLYNSYHVASMDHDKEEIVNITHQYIQENQANSLSFV from the coding sequence ATGAATGAACGTTATCCTGTTTTGGACGGTGCAGAATCATTTTACTATGAAGGCAATGAGATTGGGATCCTGATCACTCATGGTTTTCTTGGAACTCCCCAGAGTGTCCGGTTTTTGGGGGAATCATTTGCCAGGCTTGGCTATACTGTCTTTGCACCAAGGCTTAAAGGCCACGGCACACATTATAAAGATATTGAAAATACCGCTCATGAGGATTGGTTTGCTGATGCAGAAAAGGGTTATCAACTTCTAAAAGACAGATGCACATTTGTCTATGCTGCAGGTCAATCGATGGGTGGTGCCTTGACACTTTGGCTTGCTAATAAATATCCGGAAATTGCAGGTATAGTGTTAATAAATGCCGCTCTCCGGGTTCCATGTTATGAAAATTTAATCGGGAAATCAAACCCCAGGTACATTGATGAAGGTGCACCGGATATTAAAAAAGAGGATGTAGAGGAAATTACGTACGGGAAAGTTCCGGTCCCCTCCATCTTTGAATTGCAGAAGGTCATGGAAAGAACACCAGACCTATTGCCTTCCATTAAAACACCTGTATTAGGTTTCAAGTCGGTAGAAGATCATGTTGTGCCTGCAGAGTGTACAGATTTTATTTTTCAAAAGATTGGCTCCGAGAAAAAGAAAGCTATATCGCTCTATAACTCCTATCATGTGGCATCGATGGACCATGATAAAGAAGAGATTGTTAACATAACTCATCAGTATATCCAGGAGAATCAGGCAAACAGCTTGTCCTTTGTGTAA
- a CDS encoding aromatic ring-hydroxylating dioxygenase subunit alpha: MIKTTTKNLEEMTQKETIGYLNETVQPEAGSIPAFILADPKIYDIEHKKVFMKTWLFIGHESEIPNKNDYMLRDLAGYSIIITRDSENEIRGFYNMCTHRGMKLCRADKGNKSSFVCPYHGFNFKNNGDLTGVPLQKDIYGTDLDKSKLGLHKIRIESYKGLIFGTWNEEAESLSDFLGDFKWYLDILAGRAEMEVVGPPQRFIIHSNWKVGADNFVGDSYHTMVTHGSIAKLGMVPSATYSKKGYQIHTMNGHGLNLGTPNPDFAFPEELKSEYQSNLTDEQYDVLANLKNMIGNIFPNLSFLISHTKVKGQLISNTTVRMWRPIGPDKMEVIAWFLVEKNAEEDWKKRSRDSFILTFSPSGIFEQDDTEVFTDITAAASGPMPVMKELVYNYTMGMHREPVSDFTGPGVVYDDKFSEANQRNFYRYWLDLMNV; this comes from the coding sequence ATGATTAAAACGACAACTAAGAACTTAGAAGAAATGACCCAAAAAGAAACAATCGGCTACTTAAACGAGACAGTCCAGCCTGAGGCTGGGTCCATTCCTGCTTTTATCCTCGCGGATCCTAAGATTTACGATATTGAGCATAAAAAGGTGTTTATGAAAACCTGGCTTTTTATTGGCCATGAATCAGAAATCCCAAATAAAAATGATTATATGTTAAGAGATTTAGCAGGCTACTCGATTATCATTACAAGAGATTCAGAGAATGAAATCCGCGGCTTTTACAATATGTGCACACACCGGGGGATGAAATTATGCCGTGCTGACAAAGGAAATAAATCCTCTTTTGTATGTCCTTATCATGGATTCAATTTTAAAAACAATGGTGATCTGACTGGAGTGCCTCTGCAGAAGGATATTTATGGAACTGACCTGGATAAGTCCAAGCTGGGACTCCACAAAATAAGGATTGAATCGTATAAAGGCCTTATTTTTGGAACCTGGAATGAAGAAGCAGAGTCTCTTTCAGATTTTTTGGGCGATTTCAAATGGTATTTGGACATTTTAGCCGGACGTGCTGAAATGGAAGTCGTCGGCCCTCCGCAAAGATTCATCATTCATTCAAACTGGAAGGTAGGAGCAGATAACTTTGTCGGCGATTCCTACCACACGATGGTCACTCATGGATCCATTGCAAAATTGGGTATGGTGCCCAGTGCCACATATTCCAAAAAGGGATACCAGATTCACACAATGAACGGGCATGGTTTAAATCTGGGCACACCTAATCCTGACTTCGCATTCCCTGAAGAGCTGAAATCAGAATATCAATCCAATTTAACAGATGAACAATATGATGTGCTGGCCAATTTGAAAAATATGATCGGAAACATCTTTCCCAATCTTAGCTTCCTCATTTCGCATACAAAAGTGAAAGGGCAGCTGATATCGAATACAACCGTTCGCATGTGGAGGCCAATTGGGCCAGATAAAATGGAAGTGATCGCCTGGTTCCTCGTAGAGAAAAATGCGGAAGAGGACTGGAAGAAACGTTCAAGGGATTCATTCATTTTAACGTTCAGCCCTTCAGGCATTTTCGAACAGGATGATACAGAAGTATTTACTGACATAACCGCTGCCGCATCAGGTCCAATGCCTGTTATGAAAGAACTTGTCTACAATTATACGATGGGGATGCACCGTGAACCGGTCAGTGATTTCACCGGTCCTGGTGTTGTCTACGATGATAAGTTTTCTGAAGCGAATCAAAGAAACTTCTATCGCTATTGGCTTGATCTCATGAACGTTTAA